A single region of the Biomaibacter acetigenes genome encodes:
- a CDS encoding acyl-CoA dehydratase activase, whose translation MRCSLGIDVGSVSTNLVLLDENNEVVRKLYLNTAGKPIEVLVEGLKMLQDEFNDSLEIFAVGTTGSGRQLASVLVGADIVKNEITTHAVAALEEYPDTQTILEIGGQDSKIIILRNKIVVDFAMNTVCAAGTGSFLDRQAQRLSIPIEEFGKMALKSTIPTRIAGRCAVFAESDMIHKQQMGHRIEDIIWGLCQALVRNYLANVAKGKEIRPLVLFQGGVAANVGIKKAFEEELGLNITVPKHYNVMGAIGAAILARKYVMQSRNKRTNFLGFNATIKNYEVKSFECKGCPNSCEIIQIYGDDRLMARWGDKCGKWSSSLAV comes from the coding sequence ATGAGGTGTTCACTTGGAATTGATGTGGGTTCAGTAAGCACAAACCTTGTTTTATTGGATGAAAATAATGAGGTTGTTAGAAAGTTGTATTTAAACACTGCCGGAAAACCCATAGAAGTGCTTGTAGAAGGACTTAAAATGTTGCAGGATGAATTTAATGATTCTCTTGAAATTTTTGCAGTGGGGACCACCGGAAGCGGAAGGCAATTGGCGTCGGTACTGGTGGGTGCGGATATAGTGAAAAACGAAATTACAACCCATGCGGTAGCTGCACTGGAGGAATATCCGGATACCCAAACCATACTTGAAATAGGAGGCCAGGATTCAAAGATTATCATTTTAAGAAATAAAATAGTGGTGGATTTTGCCATGAATACTGTCTGTGCTGCTGGGACGGGATCGTTTCTGGATAGGCAGGCCCAGAGGCTGAGTATACCTATCGAGGAATTCGGCAAAATGGCGCTAAAATCCACCATACCTACAAGAATTGCAGGCCGGTGCGCAGTGTTTGCAGAATCAGACATGATACACAAACAGCAGATGGGACACAGAATTGAAGATATAATCTGGGGACTTTGCCAGGCACTGGTGAGAAATTATCTGGCTAATGTAGCTAAAGGGAAGGAAATAAGGCCGTTGGTGCTTTTTCAAGGAGGCGTTGCCGCTAATGTGGGTATAAAGAAGGCGTTTGAGGAGGAACTGGGCCTTAATATTACAGTACCGAAACATTATAATGTAATGGGAGCTATTGGGGCGGCAATACTGGCTAGAAAATATGTAATGCAATCAAGAAACAAAAGGACAAATTTCCTTGGATTTAATGCCACCATAAAAAATTATGAAGTGAAGAGTTTTGAGTGCAAGGGTTGTCCCAATTCATGCGAGATAATTCAAATTTACGGTGATGACAGACTAATGGCCCGCTGGGGAGATAAATGCGGCAAATGGTCCTCTTCGCTGGCAGTTTAA